Genomic segment of Tissierellales bacterium:
CCCGAGTTTACTGCTGCTGTATTGGTGGCTTTTGCTCGTGGAGTCTATAGGATGGCTTTAGAAGGTAAAAAAGGAGCTTTTTCTATATTTGATATTCCTCTTTCATATATTTCTCCAAAATCTAATGAGGAATTAAGAAAAGAATTATTATAATTGAAATTATTTTAGTTTTATGATAATATATATAATGAATTAATGGGCGATTGGCTCAGCTGGTCTAGAGTGCCACGTTGACATCGTGGAGGTCATTGGTTCGAATCCAATATCGCCCACCATTATATATTAAGTGCCTAATAAGAACTATGATATTAGCCTTTATTTTTGATACTATTTTACATAAAAACTGTTCCTTTTTCTTCCCCATTAATTAATTTTTCTATTATATTTTCTTTTTCACCATTTGCTACTATCATTTTTATACCATATTTATTTACTAATCTTGCCGCTTTTAATTTAGTTGATATTCCCCCTGTTCCAAAAGAACTAGACTTACCTATTGATATATTTGCTTCTAATTCATCTATGTCATTTACTAATTCTATTAGCTTAGCATCTTTGTGTTCTACAGGGCTTTTATCATATATTCCATCTATATCGCTTAGAATTACAAGTAAATCTGCATCCCATAATACAGTAGTTTGAGCAGCTAACATATCATTATCACCTATTTTTATTTCCTCTACACAAACTGTATCATTTTCATTTACTACAGGCACAACATTTTCATCTAGTAAAGTAAACAATGTATTTCTTATATTCAATGTTCTTGTATCATCTTTAAAATCTTCTCTAGTCAATAGTATTTGGGCAGTATGAAGATTATAATTATTAAAAATTATCCTATAGGAATCCATAAGCTCCACTTGTCCTATTGCACATAGTGCTTGTTTATAGTTTACATCTTCCTTCCTTGACCATCTACCTAGCGTAGATACCCCTGCAATCCTAGCCCCTGAAGAGACAATTACTACCTGCTTTCCCCCATCAATTAAAGATTTTACTTGATTAGCTAAATTATCTAAAAAATCTTTGTTTATAACTCCATCCTTACTAGTTATTGTACTACTTCCTATTTTTATAACAATTTTTTTGATATTATTTATTGTATTTTGCTTCATTTAATCCCTCTACTTTCTTATTTGTCCTTCTCCTATTACTAAATATTTGTATGATACCAATTGTTCTAGTCCAACTGGTCCCCTTGCATGAATCTTCTGTGTACTAATACCCATTTCAGCTCCAAATCCAAATTCCCCTCCATCAGTAAATCTGGTTGATGCATTTACATATACTGCTGATGCATCTACTTTTCTTAAAAACATCTGGGAATTAGTTAAGTTCTCTGTTATTATAGCTTCTGAATGCTTAGAACCATAGGTATTTACATGTTCTATGCCTTCATCAATATCTTTAACAACCTTTACAGCTATAATATAATCTAAATATTCCTCTTTCCAATCAGATTCTTTTGCTTCTTCAACCTTTATTATTTCCCTAGTTTTTTTACATCCTCTTATTTCAACTATCTTGTGTAATTTTTCGAATATCATAGGTAAAAATTTATCTGCTACAGCCTCATGAACTAATAATTTTTCACAGGCATTACATACTCCTACTCTTTGAGTCTTTGCATTGTTTACAATGTTTAACGCTTTTTCCAAGTCTGCTTCTTCATCTACATATATATGACAATTCCCAATACCTGTTTCCAATACTGGTACTGAAGAATTCTCTACTATAAAGTCTATTAATCCTTTTCCACCTCTAGGAATAATTAAATCAAGGTACTTATTAGCATTAAGCATTTCATTAACATACTTTCTATCCTTCTCTTCTATAAATTGTACTACTTCCTCTGATAGATTACTTGCCTTCAAACCTTCTTTTATTGCTTTTACAAGAGCCTTATTAGAATGAATAGCACTTGAACTTCCTCTTAACATGATACAATTACCACTTTTCAAAGCCAAACTAAAGGCATCTACTGTTACATTAGGTCTCGACTCATATACTATACCTATTACCCCTAAAGGTACAGTCATTTTTGATATAGTAAGTCCATTTTCTATAGTCCATACTTTATCACTTTTCCATATAGGATCTGGCAGTTCAATAATATTATTAATGCCTTCTATTATACCATCTAATCTATCATTATCTAGTTTTAGCCTGTCTATTAGTCCAGGCTTCATATTGTTTTTTTCGGCTATTTCTATATCTTTTCTATTGCTTTCTAATATATAACTCCTATATTCTTCTAAACTTTCACTAACCTTTTTAAGAGCCAAATTCTTATCTTCTGTGGAAGCTATTGACAGTTCTGTTTCTACTCTCTTTAGCAAACTCCCTTTATTAGATATATAAGACATACAAACTTTCCTCCTTTAATACATTCAAGTTATTTCTATAATTATATCAAAAGCTCTTCAAATAACAAAATTATTATTTTAGCAAGTATTGGAAAAAACTGTTTCTCATTCTTAGTTGAATAGTTTAAATAAATATGGAGAAACTGTTTTAATGAAGATAATTTAAATGAGGTGAATGACTTGGAATATAGACCACAAATTGGAGTAGATATCCTAAGAAAAGAGGCTTGGGATAAAGTTACTGGTACTGCAAAGTATAACGCCGATATAGTAACTTCTAATATTTTATATACTAAAATCCTTACAAGTCCTTATGCCCATGCAATTATAAAGAAAATTGATATTTCAAAAGCTGAAAAGGCCACTGGTGTTCAAGCTGTAATTACTGGAGATTATTATCCTACCTTAAGTGGCTCTGTTATAGAAGACAAACCACCTATTGCAAGGGATAAGGTGAGATATTTCGGTGAACCTGTGGCTGTAGTAGTAGCAAACAGTATAGAAGATGCACTGAGTGCTATACAACTTATAAAAGTAGATTATGAACCTTTGCCTGTAGTAAACTCTATACAGGAAGCCATAGAACCTAATGCTCCATTAGTACATGAGAATTTAGTTCAATATGTTCTCCCAATTAAAAATATATCTCCTGAATTTAATTCAAATATTATGGATAATGTCCGGATTAGGAAAGGGGATATAAATAAAGGATGGGAGGAAAGTGACGTGATTATAGAATCAAGCTTTACACTTCCTCAATCAGACCATCTTGCTATGGAAACCCGAAATACTATGGCATAAATATCGCCTAATGGAAATGTAATAATAAATACATCAACTCAGGCTCCCTTTGCTATAAAAGAAGAGTTAGGGAAACTTTATAATATTCCGGAAGGTAAAATTATTGTTCGCACTCCCTTAGTTGGAGGAGCTTTCGGTGGAAAAGCTTCTGTCCAACTAGAACCAATAGCATACCTAGCATCTAAAGCCGTTGGAGGAAGAAAGGTTAAAATTGTCAACTCTAGGGAAGAAGATATGGCTTCGTCACCATGTAAAATAGGCATTGAGGCTAATTTAAAAATTGGTGCTACTAAGACTGGAATAATAAAAGCTTTACAATGTACCTATTATCTTGATTGTGGTGCCTACGCTGATACTGGTCCACGTATGGCTAAGGCAATTGCTACTGATTGCACTGGTCCATATAATATTGAAAATGTTTGGTGTGATTCGTATAGTGTATATACAAACCACACATATGTCACCTCTTATCGTGGATTTGGGCATACAGCTTTTACTTTCTGTATTGAAAGAATCTTAGATAAATTAGCTTCCACTTTGAAAATAGACCCTTTAGAACTAAGAATGAGAAACGCTATAGGCCCAAATAATATTTCCCCTACACAATCTAAAATAACCTTAAGCAATACAGGAAATTTGTCAAGCTGTATATCAAAATTAAAAGAGGCTATAAACTGGCAGGAAGGTAGAATACTAAAAACAGATAAAGGTACAATAAGAGCAAAGGGAATTAGTTGCTTTTGGAAAACTTCTACTTCCCCTACTAATGCCTCTTCTGGGGTTGTCCTTACCTTAAATAAGGATGGAAGTATAAATCTTAATTGCGCTGCCGTAGAGCTTGGCCCAGGAATGAAAACCACTATGGCTCAAATACTTGCGGAAAAAATGAAAATGGATGTTGATAAGATTCATGTTTTTATGGGAGTTGATACACAACTTTCTCCTAAACACTGGAAAACTGTTGCAAGTATGACTACTTTCATGGTTGGAAATGCAGTACTTAAAGCCGCCGATGATTTAATACAGCAATTAAAAACTCTTGGTTCCATAGTATTTAAATGTACTCCTGACGATTTAGATATAAATGATGGAAAAGTATATTTAAAAAGTGATCCTGATATGCGTATTTTGTTTAAAGATCTAGTTCATGGATATAAATACCCTAATGGTATATCTGTAAATGGCCAAATGATTGGACGTGGCAGTTATATTATGAAACATTTAACTTCATTAGATAAGGAAACTGGAAAAGGTAAAACAGGCACTTCTTGGACTGTAGGGGCTCAGGCTGTAGAAATTGAATATGACCCTGTAAAATACACTTATAGATTATTAAAGGCTGCAACGATTATTGATATAGGTAAAGTTATAAATCCTAAAACTGCTAGGGGCCTTATTATGGGTGGAATGAGTATGGGACTTGGCCTAGCTACTAGGGAAGAGTTTTTATATAAGGATACTGGGATATTAGAAAATACATCCTTAAGAACCTACAAATTAATGCATTTTGGAGAACACCCTAAATATTTAGTAGAGTTTATAGAAACACCTCAAATAGATGCCCCTTTTGGAGCTCGTGGAATAGCGGAACATGGAATACTCGGAATGCCTTCTGCCTTTGCCAATGCTATATCATTGGTAGCTGAAGCTGATTTCGATAAGTTACCCATTTCCCCTGAATTAATATGGAGTACTAAAACTGGAGGAAAATATGATACCTTTTAATTTTGAATATTATAAACCCAAAACTATAGAAGAAGCTATTAATTTATTTACCAAACTAAACTCTATGAAAAAATCTCCTATATATTATGGCGGTAGAACCGAGTTCATCAGTATGGCAAAAATGCACAATATACATACTGATGCCGTTATAGATATTAAAGATATTCCAGAATGTAATATACATGAAATATCTAATAATGAATTAATTATTGGTTCTGCAGTAACCCTTACTAATATTGCGGAATTAGATTATTTCCCTTTACTCAGTTTGACAGTAAAAAGAATAGCCGACCATACAATTCAAGACAAAATTACTTTAGGTGGAAATATAGCTGGAACCATAATCTATAAAGAAACTACCCTTCCCCTTATGGTATCTAATTGCGATGTAGTTATTGCAAACGTAGATGGAAAAAAACGAATTCCTTTAAAAGATATATTTAATAAGAGAATTCAACTTGCAGAAGGGGAAATAATAGTTCAAGTAATTATAGAAGATAAATTTTTAACTTTACCTTATCTTCATGTTAAAAGGACTAAAAATGAAAAAATAGACTATCCTTTAATTACAATTACTACATTAAAAAATAATAATAAAATTAATATTGCCTTTAGTGGTATATGCCAATACCCTTTTAGATCTACTACTATAGAAAATATATTAAATGATAATTCAATTTCTATAAATGAAAAATTAACTAATGTTATTAATAATATACCTGGTAAAATATTAAATGATCTTAATGGCTCTTCTGAATATAGAAAATTTATGCTACACACAATGCTATACGAAGTCTTAGAAAATTTTAAGGAGGTGCACTAATCTTGAAGGTTATTGATAATACTGTTTTAACATTAAACATAAACGGGGATGACAGAGAAGTCCTGGTAAAACCATCAGATACATTGTTACATACTTTACGAAAAGAACTTAATATTACTAGTGTAAAACCCGGTTGTGAAAATGGTGATTGTGGTGCCTGTACTGTACTAGTAGATAATTGGCCTATTAAATCCTGTCTAATGCTCACTGTTGAAGCCGTAGGAAAGAGTATCCTCACTGTTGAAGGACTAAAAGATGCTCCTATACAAAAAGCTTTCGTGGAAAATTGGGGGTTTCAATGTGGATATTGTACCTCTGGATTCTTAATGGTATGTCATGCCTTGTCACAAATTCATCCTAATGCAGATGAATACGTTATAGAAGAATGGCTCCAATCAAATTTGTGTCGATGTACAGGTTACGAGGAGATTGAAAATGCTATAAAAGCAGTTTTAAATGGTGATATATAATATGCAAAAAACTGAGGGAATAATATTAGCTGCTGGATTATCTTCTCGAGTTGGAACAAACAAGTTAGTTTTAAATATTGATGGAGTAACAGTCATCGAAAAATGCATACTTGGAATGTATGATATATGCTCCAGAATAATTGTAGTAGGTGGCCATAGGGTAGAAGACATAAAAAACATATTAGATAAATATCCTAAGGTAGATCTTATTTATAATTCTAATTATAAAAACGGAATGTTTAGTTCTGTTAAAAAAGGACTAGCTAATGTTAGGGAAGAAAGATTTTTTTTAATTCCTGGAGATTATCCCCTAGTTAGCAAAGAAACCTATGAGGAAATGCTAAAATTAGATGAGGATATAATTATTCCCATTTACCATGGGAAACGTGGCCATCCATTGTTAGTGAAAAGCTATCTAATAAAAAAATTATTTACAGATGACTCCTGTAAAACCTTAAGGGATTTTATTAATAAGAGGGGTTTTACTCCTGTCAATGTTAAAGATTCTGGCATTTTAAAAGATATAGATACTATGGATGACTACATATCGATAGCTCAAGATTTAAAAGCACTTAGATAATTTATTTTATCTAAGCGCTTTCATTGTTTTTAGATATATTTATATCCAAAAATAATTTAGTAACAAATAAGCAATATATGCTACTAATAAAAAAAGTCCTTCAAATTTAGAAATCTTTTCATCTTTATTTTTAGCAAACATATGAAAAACACCTAGTACTAATAACATAGTTGGTATTTGCAATTTATAAAAATTAGTTGGAACAGATAAGCCATTTTTGGTTACTGCCGCTGCTGCACCCGTAACAAATAATACATTCAATATATTTGCTCCTATAACATTACCTACTGCTAATTCACCATGGCCTTTTCTTACTGCTGTAATAGCTGTTACAAGCTCAGGTAAACTGGTACCAAAAGCAACTAAGGTTGCTGCAATAACACTTTGAGGAATACCAACACGTAAAGCTGTAATTTCAACACTTGGAATAAGCACCTTTGATGAGAAAATAACTAATATTATACCAAAAGCTAGTTTTATTAGTTGTATAGCTAATGAAACTTCTTCTTCCCCATAGTTTAATGTTAACTCATTATTCATAGCCTTTGCACGGCGAATAGTTCCAACAATATAAATTATTAATAATATAAGAAAAACAAAACCCATCCATTGAGTTATTACTCCACCAGGCCCCTTTGAAAAAAATGGTAAACTAACAAGAGCTAATAAGCCACTAGATATTAGCTGCAATCGACTTTGACCTACAACATTTTTCCTATCTAAAGGCAATGTCCCTACTAATGCCGCAAGACCTATAATTAATGCAGAATTTGTAATAATTGATCCAATTGCATTTCCCAAAGCTAAATCTGGATTTCCCTTTATTGCTGCAAATACTGATACAGTCATTTCAGGTAATGTAGTTCCTAAACTTACAATAGTTGCTCCAACAACCATTTTAGAAATACCCCAACTAAGGGATAATCCCACTGCTTCATTAACTAAAATATCAGCTCCCTTACCAAGTACATACAAGCTAACTCCAATAACCACAATTAATAGTAGCGTTGAAAATTCAGTAAGAACAGAAAAAATTAATTCATCCATTATTCTTCACTCCATTTCCTTATCTTTTGTTCAAAAACATAAAAAAGACTCTATAGTTTATTATATACAAAAATAGACTATAGAGTCTCACTAAGCTAATTTAGCCACTAAAGCCAGGATATTTATCCGTGATGACGACTTTAGTTCCTAAAAGGACAGTTACTCCCTCTAATACAAGTATTATATAGTGCTATATAATGCTTGTCAACCCGATAGCTTTTTTATTTCAGTTAAATATCCTGTCTTTTACTTACCTGTTTATATCTATTATACCAAATTTTTGTTTCTATATTAATTATATATTAGTTACATATCCATTTATATGTTACTATATATTAGAAAAATTAAGATATTAGACATGACAAAAGGAAATCCCACTAATTAATGAACTAGCAAGAGGCGTCCCTACTGACTCACTTTTATAACATGTATAATTATAACTCTGATATAATGGGTATAATGCAATATATAAAATATTAGTTGCTAAAGAGCAATGGAGGGATGTTTGTTATGCAAATAAATATTGGAAAATATGGCGAAGTAAAGGCTATCTTAGCATTTAAAGAAGATGAACATATTGAAGAAGGAAAAAAGTTATATAATTTTATAAGAGAAAAAGAATTATTTAATGGTGGTTGTGGAGAAATATATTCCCATTTATGCCCCCAAGGCGATAAATTTATTATAGTTGGTCTAGGAGAAAAAAATAAGCTTAATTTAGATTCTCTTAGAAAAGCTTCTTTTAAGTTGGGACGAAAACTTATGAAATTAAAAGTAGAAAGTGTAGGATTAACAGTTCCTGACTTCCAAGACCTTTCTTATGATAAAGTAGTTCAGGCTATTTCTGAAGGCTTATTACAATCAGAATATAGTTTTGAAAAATATTTAACTGAAAAGAAAACTATATCTACAGTTAAAAATGTGTACTTAGATGTACTTAATGGCGAAGAAGAAAACGCTAAGAAGGCAATAGAAGAAGCACAAATTATTATGGATGGTGTCTTTTTAGCTAGAAATTTAGTAAACGAGCCAGCAATGTATATGACTCCTGAAACACTTGCTGCAAATGCAAAAAAGGAACTAGTAGGTCTTGGTGTAGAAGTAGAAATTTACGACAAGAAGGCAATTGAAGAACTAGGAATGGAAGCCTTTTTAGCTGTTTCTAAAGGTTCCGAAAAGGAACCACAATTTATAAAAATGACTTGGAATGGTAACCCTAATGATGAGAAAAAGCTAGCATTAGTCGGAAAAGGCATTACTTATGACTCCGGTGGCTATTCTATTAAAACGAATAAAGGCATGGTTACTATGAAAGCTGATATGGCTGGTTCCGCTGCTGTTATTGGTGTAATGAAATCCATAGCCATGTCTAATTTAAATAAAAATGTAGTTGGTATTGTAGCAGCTTGCGAAAATATGTTGTCTGGTGGTGCCTATAAACCTGGAGATATTATTGGTTCTATGTCCAGTAAAACTATCGAAGTATTAAATACAGATGCAGAAGGTAGGCTAACCCTAGCTGATGCCCTATGGTATGCAACAGAAGTAGAAAAAGCAGATAAAATTATAGACTTAGCAACTCTTACTGGAGCTTGTGTAGTAGCCTTAGGAGATGTAAATACTGGTGCTATTACAAATGATAAAAACCTTATGGAAACTGTTAAAGAGGCAGCTGAACTAGCTGGAGAACCTGTTTGGCAACTTCCTTCTAATGACGAGTATAGAGACCTTATAAAAGGAGATTTTGCCGACTTAAAAAATAGTGTTAGTGGAGGAGCTGGGACTATAACTGCCGGATTATTCCTTGAAGAATTTGTAAATAACATTCCATGGGTTCATCTGGATATTGCGGGCACAGCATTCATATCAAAAGGAAGAAACTACTTACCTAAGGGAGCCACTGGAATTCCAGTAAAAACTCTTTATAACCTAGTAAAATCAGAATAAAGTAAAAGTGAGAAAGAGGGACTGACTTTTTTCTCACTTTTTTCCCATATTAAAGTATTACAACTTCACCTTATCATTCCACTATTTCTACACGGTCTACCATTTTGATAAAGGGCAAACTTCAATAGCTTCATATTTCTTAATTTTAAAAATCTAGCCTATGTTAGATTTCTTCACCAATTTCTAACAATTTCTTATGCTATTCTATGCCCCTTAAAATTCTTCATCTCAATAATAACTTAAAACTTCATTCCAAATCTTTTACTATTATAATATAATCCTGTTGTATTACAGTCAAAAGTTAGTAAGATTCTTCCTTGTCTCCTAAACCTTATAGAAGGCTAGTTTTAATATCTTCCATATTCCGTATGATCATTTCCCAGATAGTTAACTGTTGCAGAAATCCTTACAATATTATTCTCTTCATATTCAATCTCAATATTTGAAGGTCTGCCGTCATCTCCTCTATATTGTAAATGGTAATTTAAAATTTCAGATGCTATTTCACTATCATAGTCATCATAGATACTTTTATACTCATTTGCTGGGATTTCTAAAGTTATATTGTGGACTCCCTCATCAACGAATCTTCTTTCTATAATACTATTATACATAATTAATTTACCATCCCCTTCCGATTTACTTTTTACATTAAACAAATTCAATATAAAAAACTTCTTTATTATATTTTCTCAATAAAGAAGTTTTTTATGTAATATTATCTTAATTGTATTTCATAAATTCATCTACAAGAGTAGTTAAATCACCTTTGCATATAAGATGATGATTCCCCATAGGATTTGTTAAGAAATAATTTACATCTTTGTCCATATGAACTCGAATTTGGGTTCTACAAAGATTTTTATGATACATGTTTTTTTGTATATTTATACCACTGACAAAATAATCCTTTAAATTACTATTTAATTTAAATATTGTAGCCTGTCCCGGATTTATTTCTCCATGAATTCCAACTCCTATACCAGATTCAAAATGAGTATCCAACACATAACCTTCAGTCATAGTTAATGGAATAGTACAATGAGCAAATACAACCTCATTATTTTCCACATTTATACTAGATGGATTAGCCATAAATACAGGCTCCCTTGATAAAGCATTTAATATAAGCATAGAAAT
This window contains:
- a CDS encoding (2Fe-2S)-binding protein, whose product is MKVIDNTVLTLNINGDDREVLVKPSDTLLHTLRKELNITSVKPGCENGDCGACTVLVDNWPIKSCLMLTVEAVGKSILTVEGLKDAPIQKAFVENWGFQCGYCTSGFLMVCHALSQIHPNADEYVIEEWLQSNLCRCTGYEEIENAIKAVLNGDI
- a CDS encoding FAD binding domain-containing protein, whose product is MIPFNFEYYKPKTIEEAINLFTKLNSMKKSPIYYGGRTEFISMAKMHNIHTDAVIDIKDIPECNIHEISNNELIIGSAVTLTNIAELDYFPLLSLTVKRIADHTIQDKITLGGNIAGTIIYKETTLPLMVSNCDVVIANVDGKKRIPLKDIFNKRIQLAEGEIIVQVIIEDKFLTLPYLHVKRTKNEKIDYPLITITTLKNNNKINIAFSGICQYPFRSTTIENILNDNSISINEKLTNVINNIPGKILNDLNGSSEYRKFMLHTMLYEVLENFKEVH
- a CDS encoding glutamate-5-semialdehyde dehydrogenase, translated to MSYISNKGSLLKRVETELSIASTEDKNLALKKVSESLEEYRSYILESNRKDIEIAEKNNMKPGLIDRLKLDNDRLDGIIEGINNIIELPDPIWKSDKVWTIENGLTISKMTVPLGVIGIVYESRPNVTVDAFSLALKSGNCIMLRGSSSAIHSNKALVKAIKEGLKASNLSEEVVQFIEEKDRKYVNEMLNANKYLDLIIPRGGKGLIDFIVENSSVPVLETGIGNCHIYVDEEADLEKALNIVNNAKTQRVGVCNACEKLLVHEAVADKFLPMIFEKLHKIVEIRGCKKTREIIKVEEAKESDWKEEYLDYIIAVKVVKDIDEGIEHVNTYGSKHSEAIITENLTNSQMFLRKVDASAVYVNASTRFTDGGEFGFGAEMGISTQKIHARGPVGLEQLVSYKYLVIGEGQIRK
- a CDS encoding calcium/sodium antiporter, whose translation is MDELIFSVLTEFSTLLLIVVIGVSLYVLGKGADILVNEAVGLSLSWGISKMVVGATIVSLGTTLPEMTVSVFAAIKGNPDLALGNAIGSIITNSALIIGLAALVGTLPLDRKNVVGQSRLQLISSGLLALVSLPFFSKGPGGVITQWMGFVFLILLIIYIVGTIRRAKAMNNELTLNYGEEEVSLAIQLIKLAFGIILVIFSSKVLIPSVEITALRVGIPQSVIAATLVAFGTSLPELVTAITAVRKGHGELAVGNVIGANILNVLFVTGAAAAVTKNGLSVPTNFYKLQIPTMLLVLGVFHMFAKNKDEKISKFEGLFLLVAYIAYLLLNYFWI
- a CDS encoding nucleotidyltransferase family protein, translated to MQKTEGIILAAGLSSRVGTNKLVLNIDGVTVIEKCILGMYDICSRIIVVGGHRVEDIKNILDKYPKVDLIYNSNYKNGMFSSVKKGLANVREERFFLIPGDYPLVSKETYEEMLKLDEDIIIPIYHGKRGHPLLVKSYLIKKLFTDDSCKTLRDFINKRGFTPVNVKDSGILKDIDTMDDYISIAQDLKALR
- the proB gene encoding glutamate 5-kinase; amino-acid sequence: MKQNTINNIKKIVIKIGSSTITSKDGVINKDFLDNLANQVKSLIDGGKQVVIVSSGARIAGVSTLGRWSRKEDVNYKQALCAIGQVELMDSYRIIFNNYNLHTAQILLTREDFKDDTRTLNIRNTLFTLLDENVVPVVNENDTVCVEEIKIGDNDMLAAQTTVLWDADLLVILSDIDGIYDKSPVEHKDAKLIELVNDIDELEANISIGKSSSFGTGGISTKLKAARLVNKYGIKMIVANGEKENIIEKLINGEEKGTVFM
- a CDS encoding leucyl aminopeptidase; translated protein: MQINIGKYGEVKAILAFKEDEHIEEGKKLYNFIREKELFNGGCGEIYSHLCPQGDKFIIVGLGEKNKLNLDSLRKASFKLGRKLMKLKVESVGLTVPDFQDLSYDKVVQAISEGLLQSEYSFEKYLTEKKTISTVKNVYLDVLNGEEENAKKAIEEAQIIMDGVFLARNLVNEPAMYMTPETLAANAKKELVGLGVEVEIYDKKAIEELGMEAFLAVSKGSEKEPQFIKMTWNGNPNDEKKLALVGKGITYDSGGYSIKTNKGMVTMKADMAGSAAVIGVMKSIAMSNLNKNVVGIVAACENMLSGGAYKPGDIIGSMSSKTIEVLNTDAEGRLTLADALWYATEVEKADKIIDLATLTGACVVALGDVNTGAITNDKNLMETVKEAAELAGEPVWQLPSNDEYRDLIKGDFADLKNSVSGGAGTITAGLFLEEFVNNIPWVHLDIAGTAFISKGRNYLPKGATGIPVKTLYNLVKSE
- a CDS encoding molybdopterin cofactor-binding domain-containing protein → MRNAIGPNNISPTQSKITLSNTGNLSSCISKLKEAINWQEGRILKTDKGTIRAKGISCFWKTSTSPTNASSGVVLTLNKDGSINLNCAAVELGPGMKTTMAQILAEKMKMDVDKIHVFMGVDTQLSPKHWKTVASMTTFMVGNAVLKAADDLIQQLKTLGSIVFKCTPDDLDINDGKVYLKSDPDMRILFKDLVHGYKYPNGISVNGQMIGRGSYIMKHLTSLDKETGKGKTGTSWTVGAQAVEIEYDPVKYTYRLLKAATIIDIGKVINPKTARGLIMGGMSMGLGLATREEFLYKDTGILENTSLRTYKLMHFGEHPKYLVEFIETPQIDAPFGARGIAEHGILGMPSAFANAISLVAEADFDKLPISPELIWSTKTGGKYDTF